A part of Vigna radiata var. radiata cultivar VC1973A chromosome 11, Vradiata_ver6, whole genome shotgun sequence genomic DNA contains:
- the LOC106777056 gene encoding endochitinase has protein sequence MKLHIFSFALAYILVISSSYFRSAVGDDVGSVISASLFDQLLKHRNDQACEGKGFYSYNAFITAARSFGAFGTTGDFNTRKREVAAFLAQTSHETTGGAPSSPDGAYAWGYCFVTERDKSNRYCDGNAPCPAGKWYYGRGPIQLTHNYNYNQAGSALGVDLINNPDSVARDAVVSFKTALWFWMTPQGNKPSCHDVITNRWNPSAADKAANRVPGFGVITNIINGGLECGKGPTPASGDRIGFYKRYCDVFGLSYGPNLNCRDQRPFA, from the exons ATGAAGTTACACATTTTTTCCTTTGCATTAGCCTACATCCTAGTAATAAGCTCATCGTACTTTCGTAGTGCTGTTGGTGATGATGTTGGAAGTGTAATCAGTGCTTCTCTATTCGATCAACTACTGAAACACCGAAATGATCAAGCTTGTGAGGGCAAGGGTTTCTACAGCTACAACGCTTTCATCACCGCCGCTAGATCCTTCGGTGCTTTTGGAACCACCGGTGATTTCAACACTCGCAAGAGAGAGGTTGCAGCTTTCCTGGCTCAAACCTCTCATGAAACCACAG GAGGAGCACCAAGTTCCCCAGATGGAGCATATGCATGGGGTTATTGCTTTGTGACAGAAAGAGATAAATCCAACAGGTATTGTGATGGGAATGCACCATGTCCCGCAGGAAAATGGTACTATGGTCGGGGGCCGATTCAACTGACCCA CAACTACAACTATAATCAAGCTGGAAGTGCCCTGGGAGTGGACTTGATAAACAACCCAGACTCGGTGGCTAGAGATGCAGTGGTATCATTCAAGACAGCTCTATGGTTCTGGATGACTCCACAGGGGAATAAACCCTCATGCCATGATGTGATAACTAACAGGTGGAACCCATCTGCTGCTGACAAGGCAGCTAATAGAGTCCCAGGTTTTGGTGTGATCACGAACATCATCAATGGTGGTCTTGAATGTGGGAAAGGTCCTACTCCAGCATCAGGTGATAGGATAGGGTTTTATAAGAGATACTGTGACGTTTTTGGGCTCTCATATGGTCCTAACTTGAATTGCAGAGACCAAAGACCTTTTGCTTAA